A single Nitrosospira multiformis ATCC 25196 DNA region contains:
- a CDS encoding peptidylprolyl isomerase: protein MGTKLSSRSPFSLPFLTLLAGMAIAQQPAHSGVETIDHIVAVVNENVITRHELDEMLGAMLKQLQKQGVQPPPPAVLEKQLLERIILNRVQLQLANETGLTVSDAELDQTLRRIAQENKMSLQEFDRALAEDGVSFSKFRDEIRDEIILVRLKEREVSNRVSVTEGEVDHFLETQEDSPSQSDEYRIAHILIQVSEGADPLKRDAARQRAESALAKLKAGTEFAQVAAEFSDAPDAMEGGLLNWRPAAQLTKKFAEILTPMKPGEITGIIPSPNGFHILKLVERRNQDTVTTMIDQTHARHILIKISELTSEADAHRRVTELKERLDNGSKFEELAKLHSEDASAPTGGDLGWISPGDTVPEFEQAMSALKPGEISSPVQSPFGWHLIQVIERRTQDVSQERKRQSARQAIRARKAETAFQEWLQRLRDRAYVEYRLEEG from the coding sequence ATGGGCACGAAATTGTCGTCGCGTTCCCCCTTTTCCCTTCCCTTTTTAACGCTGCTTGCCGGAATGGCCATTGCCCAGCAACCGGCGCATTCGGGGGTGGAAACCATCGACCATATCGTTGCGGTCGTGAATGAGAATGTGATCACCCGGCATGAACTGGATGAAATGCTCGGCGCCATGCTGAAACAATTGCAAAAGCAAGGCGTACAGCCTCCCCCGCCAGCCGTGCTGGAAAAACAGCTTCTGGAGCGAATAATCCTGAACCGCGTGCAACTGCAACTTGCGAATGAAACCGGACTGACCGTGAGCGACGCGGAACTCGACCAGACTTTGCGTCGTATCGCGCAGGAAAACAAGATGTCCCTGCAGGAGTTCGACAGGGCGCTGGCGGAAGACGGGGTCAGCTTCAGCAAGTTCCGTGACGAGATTCGCGATGAAATCATCCTGGTCAGACTGAAAGAGCGTGAGGTAAGCAACCGCGTCAGCGTGACCGAAGGGGAAGTCGATCATTTTCTGGAAACGCAGGAAGATTCGCCCAGCCAGAGCGACGAATATCGCATTGCTCATATTCTGATACAGGTCTCCGAAGGAGCCGACCCTTTGAAACGCGATGCGGCACGGCAACGGGCAGAAAGCGCCTTGGCAAAATTGAAGGCAGGAACCGAATTTGCCCAGGTAGCCGCGGAATTCTCGGATGCGCCTGATGCGATGGAAGGCGGCCTGCTCAATTGGCGTCCTGCTGCCCAGCTCACAAAAAAGTTTGCCGAAATACTGACCCCAATGAAACCGGGGGAAATCACCGGGATAATTCCGAGCCCGAATGGATTTCATATCCTCAAACTGGTCGAACGCCGCAACCAGGATACGGTGACCACTATGATAGACCAGACACATGCACGCCATATTCTGATAAAAATCAGCGAGCTCACCTCGGAGGCCGATGCTCACCGCCGTGTAACCGAATTGAAGGAACGCCTGGATAATGGCAGCAAGTTCGAGGAACTGGCGAAGCTTCATTCGGAAGACGCCAGCGCCCCCACCGGGGGTGATCTCGGCTGGATCTCGCCGGGCGATACGGTGCCGGAATTTGAACAGGCCATGAGCGCTCTCAAACCGGGAGAAATCAGCAGTCCTGTCCAATCTCCCTTTGGATGGCATCTCATTCAAGTCATCGAGCGCCGCACCCAGGACGTAAGTCAGGAGCGCAAACGCCAGTCTGCACGCCAGGCGATCCGTGCCCGCAAAGCTGAGACGGCATTCCAGGAATGGTTGCAGCGCCTGCGGGACCGGGCGTATGTCGAGTATCGGCTGGAAGAAGGCTAA
- the lptD gene encoding LPS-assembly protein LptD, giving the protein MKLRFIRSAGWLFLLFCLACNARADLPPLSSKPEQGRATPSGEGDDKPVVIDTERIRGHHEYESGTRSESELRSRSTISTDQIKKPNQKADPAAKDTPSAPQQNYTLSPAIKTDSRTGTSAQESEKAESMVLPGGVERLPGPAAEEGEPRLRTRTQSAPRTLSAQKRGEKPAKTPAPAEADQDRPGFAEGERIGGHREEAGDEKLRLAGETEPEAIEQKLAEAEAETDKQSPVFVVADRLQGHVEEEIEAIGKAELSAGPQFISAERMKYNQGTNDAEAQGNVRVEKEGDILEGSDLKFNLLSKTGQLSEPSYRLKDASSRGYAGMLLFEGENQYRLQKASYTTCPVGDDSWVLQVADLKLDNDKKVGTAKNVKLTFKDVPILYTPWMNFSYSGERKSGLLAPTYGTGSRTGLELAVPFYWNIAPNYDATFSARLMSKRGLAINNEFRFLGQNSSSNLLADIVPRDLDTQTTRWRTSFWHNHYLGAGFSARLDYNRVSDATYFRDFGNNLNLTSRTNLLQQGLLSYNRGLGDDGTFNVTSLVQSFQTIQDPLAAIVVPYKRLPQVGLNANKPDVFGTGVDVNLSGSWTNFSHPTLVNGSRTVLFPSMSYPLRNSFGFITPKVGMHYTRYSLGEGAGVSEENPTRTLPIFSLDSGLAFDRKMSLGGESFTQTLEPRVFYVYVPFRAQDQLPNFDSAKTDFSFAQMLAENRFSGSDRINDANQVTFALTTRLLESSTGRERLRLAVGHQLSFIDRRITLETPQTIDRRPDFIAAVSGFLTPTISTDTSFQFDQTRLLADVVRSGVSYRPEPGRVLNFGYRFTRDVLHQVDASSQWRWSERWQTVARLNYSLQDKRILEGLAGVEYNACCWSLRFVLQHLTLATQKSTTAAFLQLELNGLMQIGSNPLTVLQRSIPGYIRTGSQGSGLIEGP; this is encoded by the coding sequence ATGAAATTGCGTTTTATCCGTTCCGCTGGCTGGTTGTTTTTGTTGTTTTGCCTTGCCTGCAATGCGCGTGCCGATCTGCCGCCGCTTTCTTCAAAGCCGGAGCAGGGACGCGCAACCCCTTCTGGTGAGGGTGACGATAAACCGGTGGTTATCGATACGGAACGCATCCGGGGCCATCATGAATACGAGTCAGGCACCAGAAGCGAGAGTGAATTGCGCAGTCGCTCGACCATTTCAACCGACCAGATAAAAAAACCCAACCAAAAAGCGGACCCCGCCGCAAAAGACACGCCATCCGCGCCTCAGCAGAACTATACACTATCCCCCGCGATAAAAACCGACTCCCGGACAGGCACCTCAGCCCAGGAATCGGAGAAGGCGGAAAGTATGGTTTTACCGGGTGGCGTGGAACGCCTTCCCGGGCCTGCCGCAGAAGAAGGAGAGCCCAGGCTGCGCACCAGGACCCAGTCCGCACCGCGCACTTTATCCGCGCAAAAGCGCGGGGAGAAGCCCGCGAAGACACCTGCACCGGCCGAAGCAGACCAAGATAGACCGGGGTTTGCAGAAGGCGAGCGCATTGGAGGTCACAGGGAAGAAGCAGGCGACGAAAAGCTGCGTCTTGCCGGCGAGACTGAGCCCGAGGCAATCGAGCAAAAACTGGCAGAAGCTGAAGCGGAAACGGACAAACAGTCCCCCGTGTTCGTGGTTGCGGATCGCTTGCAAGGCCACGTGGAGGAGGAAATCGAAGCGATAGGCAAGGCGGAACTGTCTGCCGGCCCTCAGTTTATTTCCGCCGAGCGGATGAAATACAACCAGGGCACCAACGATGCCGAAGCCCAGGGCAACGTCCGTGTGGAAAAGGAAGGTGACATCCTGGAAGGATCCGATCTCAAATTCAATCTGCTGAGCAAAACGGGCCAGTTAAGCGAACCCAGCTATCGTCTGAAGGATGCGAGCAGTCGCGGTTATGCGGGCATGCTCCTGTTCGAAGGCGAGAACCAGTACCGCCTGCAGAAGGCCAGTTATACCACGTGCCCCGTGGGAGACGACAGCTGGGTTCTCCAGGTGGCCGACCTGAAGCTCGACAATGACAAGAAAGTGGGCACCGCCAAAAATGTGAAGCTCACCTTCAAGGATGTGCCGATACTGTATACCCCCTGGATGAATTTCTCATACAGCGGCGAGCGCAAATCAGGATTGCTGGCGCCGACCTACGGTACCGGCAGCAGGACCGGCCTTGAACTGGCTGTACCCTTCTACTGGAACATCGCCCCCAACTATGACGCCACGTTTTCCGCACGCCTGATGTCAAAGCGCGGCCTGGCGATCAACAACGAATTTCGCTTTCTGGGCCAAAACTCGAGCAGCAATCTGCTCGCCGACATCGTGCCTCGTGACCTGGATACGCAAACGACGCGGTGGCGCACGTCGTTCTGGCACAATCATTATCTGGGCGCTGGTTTTTCCGCTCGCCTGGATTACAACAGGGTGTCGGATGCAACCTATTTTCGCGACTTTGGCAACAACCTGAATCTCACATCCCGCACCAACCTGCTGCAGCAGGGATTGCTGTCTTACAATCGCGGGCTGGGGGATGACGGCACATTTAACGTAACCTCGCTTGTCCAGAGCTTCCAGACGATTCAGGATCCCCTGGCCGCAATTGTCGTGCCTTACAAACGCCTGCCCCAGGTGGGATTGAACGCGAATAAGCCGGACGTCTTCGGAACGGGGGTCGATGTCAATCTTTCCGGGAGCTGGACCAACTTCTCCCACCCCACCCTCGTCAACGGCAGCAGGACCGTGCTCTTCCCAAGCATGAGCTACCCTCTTCGCAATTCGTTCGGTTTCATCACGCCCAAGGTGGGGATGCACTACACCCGTTACAGCCTCGGGGAGGGTGCCGGCGTGTCCGAGGAAAACCCCACCCGCACCTTGCCGATATTCAGCCTCGACAGCGGGCTTGCCTTCGATCGCAAAATGTCGCTGGGCGGAGAAAGCTTTACGCAGACGCTCGAACCGCGGGTGTTCTATGTTTACGTCCCATTCCGCGCGCAAGATCAGTTGCCGAATTTCGATTCCGCCAAGACTGATTTCAGCTTTGCCCAGATGCTGGCGGAAAACCGTTTCAGCGGGAGCGACCGTATCAATGATGCCAACCAGGTGACTTTTGCCCTGACGACCCGCCTGCTGGAATCCAGTACCGGGAGGGAGCGTTTGCGTTTGGCGGTCGGGCATCAATTAAGCTTTATCGATCGCCGGATCACACTGGAGACCCCGCAAACCATCGATCGCCGACCTGATTTTATTGCCGCAGTGTCGGGTTTTCTTACACCGACCATCAGTACTGACACCAGCTTCCAGTTTGACCAGACGCGCCTGCTAGCGGATGTGGTCCGCTCGGGTGTGAGCTATCGTCCGGAGCCGGGTCGCGTGTTGAATTTCGGTTACCGTTTTACCCGGGATGTGCTGCATCAGGTGGATGCTTCCAGCCAATGGCGATGGTCGGAAAGATGGCAGACGGTGGCCCGCCTGAATTACTCGTTACAGGATAAGAGAATTCTGGAAGGGCTGGCAGGAGTTGAGTATAATGCCTGCTGCTGGTCGTTGCGGTTTGTGCTCCAGCATTTGACCCTTGCTACGCAGAAATCGACCACAGCGGCTTTTTTGCAACTTGAGTTGAACGGCCTGATGCAAATCGGATCGAACCCGTTGACCGTATTGCAACGCAGCATTCCCGGGTATATCAGGACGGGTAGCCAGGGAAGCGGCTTGATAGAAGGGCCATAG
- the mpl gene encoding UDP-N-acetylmuramate:L-alanyl-gamma-D-glutamyl-meso-diaminopimelate ligase: protein MHIHILGICGTFMGGIAAIAQEAGHKVTGCDAGVYPPMSTQLKSRGIELIEGFSSEQTRLNPDLFVIGNVVSRGNPLMEEILDRNLPYISGPQWLSENVLRDKWVLAVAGTHGKTTTSSMLAWILEYAGMEPGFLIGGIPQNFGISARLGNSGFFVIEADEYDTAFFDKRSKFVHFHPRTAILNNLEYDHADIFRNLEEIEQQFHHLVRVVPGKGLIVSNGQEENLERVLRKGCWTPVERIGVANGWEADVLTDGAVAVSFLGESQGTLLWELLGKHNRMNALAALAAARHAGVAVKAGIAALAEFRNVKRRMEVKGITRDITVYDDFAHHPTAIRTTIDGLRSRVKGARIIAVLEPRSNTMKMGVWKESLADSLTGADVVFCYAANLGWDLPQALLPLGEKAVAFEELDQLIAAITAYAQPGDHVLIMSNAGFGGIHEKLLTRMAAVAADEVASG, encoded by the coding sequence TTGCATATTCATATCCTTGGCATCTGCGGCACATTCATGGGAGGCATTGCGGCAATCGCACAGGAAGCGGGGCACAAGGTTACCGGTTGCGATGCAGGCGTCTATCCCCCGATGAGCACGCAATTGAAATCACGGGGTATCGAGTTGATCGAAGGATTTTCCTCGGAACAAACCAGGCTGAATCCTGACCTGTTCGTTATAGGAAACGTGGTGAGCCGCGGCAATCCCCTCATGGAAGAGATTCTTGACCGCAACCTGCCCTATATTTCCGGTCCTCAATGGCTTTCGGAGAATGTCCTGCGGGACAAATGGGTGCTTGCGGTCGCGGGAACGCATGGTAAGACCACAACCAGTTCCATGCTGGCGTGGATTCTCGAATATGCCGGAATGGAACCGGGATTTCTCATTGGCGGCATACCGCAGAACTTTGGAATCTCGGCCAGATTGGGGAATTCCGGTTTTTTCGTCATTGAAGCCGATGAATACGATACGGCTTTTTTTGACAAGCGTTCCAAGTTTGTCCATTTTCATCCAAGAACAGCCATTCTCAATAACCTGGAATACGATCATGCAGATATTTTCAGGAACCTTGAGGAGATCGAGCAGCAGTTTCACCACCTCGTGCGTGTCGTTCCCGGCAAGGGTCTTATCGTCAGCAATGGCCAGGAAGAGAATCTGGAGCGGGTCTTGCGGAAGGGATGCTGGACACCCGTCGAAAGAATAGGCGTCGCCAATGGGTGGGAGGCAGACGTCCTCACGGATGGTGCAGTTGCCGTATCCTTTCTGGGGGAATCGCAGGGAACGCTGCTATGGGAATTGTTGGGAAAGCACAACCGGATGAATGCACTCGCCGCACTGGCTGCTGCTCGTCACGCCGGTGTAGCGGTAAAGGCAGGCATTGCCGCACTGGCGGAATTCAGGAATGTCAAGCGCCGCATGGAAGTAAAGGGTATAACAAGGGACATCACGGTCTATGACGATTTTGCCCATCACCCGACAGCGATTCGGACAACGATTGACGGGCTGCGCAGCAGGGTGAAGGGGGCGCGCATCATCGCCGTGCTTGAGCCACGTTCGAACACCATGAAAATGGGCGTATGGAAAGAAAGTCTGGCAGACAGCCTAACAGGGGCGGACGTAGTGTTCTGCTACGCCGCCAACCTGGGCTGGGATTTGCCGCAAGCGCTGCTTCCACTGGGCGAAAAGGCGGTTGCCTTTGAAGAGCTGGATCAATTGATAGCCGCGATTACGGCATATGCCCAACCAGGCGACCATGTACTCATCATGAGCAATGCCGGTTTTGGCGGTATTCACGAAAAACTGCTCACAAGGATGGCTGCAGTTGCAGCAGACGAAGTTGCCAGCGGGTAA
- a CDS encoding DUF3617 domain-containing protein, which translates to MRKILPSLLLFVVSVGHATDASVRPGLWEITTTSMLLALVPRIPPEQMQQLTKLAKQYGLDLPRIENGAATSRICITRKMADQEIPSYLHVHEAGCSIQNAIRTGNDYKMDLVCTNPQLQGKGRAEGSFTTPESFSGWTVFTGTMQNTPVNEHADTTGRWISANCGKIKSPR; encoded by the coding sequence ATGCGAAAAATCCTTCCATCACTACTGTTATTCGTGGTCTCGGTCGGCCATGCGACAGACGCCTCCGTACGGCCCGGCTTATGGGAAATAACGACGACGTCGATGCTATTGGCCCTGGTGCCGCGGATTCCGCCTGAACAAATGCAGCAACTGACGAAGCTGGCGAAGCAATATGGACTGGATTTACCCCGGATCGAGAATGGAGCGGCCACCTCCAGAATCTGCATCACCCGGAAAATGGCGGATCAGGAGATTCCTTCCTATTTGCACGTTCACGAAGCGGGATGCAGCATCCAAAATGCCATCCGCACCGGGAATGACTACAAGATGGACCTCGTCTGCACCAATCCCCAATTACAGGGCAAGGGGCGAGCCGAGGGCTCGTTTACGACGCCGGAAAGTTTCTCGGGATGGACCGTGTTCACTGGTACGATGCAAAACACTCCCGTCAATGAGCATGCGGATACCACGGGGCGCTGGATCAGCGCCAATTGCGGCAAGATAAAATCACCGCGGTGA
- a CDS encoding GMC family oxidoreductase, which translates to MISRRRFVKLTALLVSGASTFLASCSTLLWKGSSRPFVHLNCPSAAGNKFDYIIIGSGAGGGPLACNLALKGFRVLLLEAGGEDDPCEYYVPAFHARASEHEALRWDFFVRHYADDEQQKRDDKFIPERNGVLYPRSGTLGGCTAHNAMLLIYPHNSDWDYIAEKTGDESWRSENMQKYFKRMERCEYATRAEEPDSRHGFGGWLPTNLAEREMLLRDKVLRRLSKAALEESLSGIINPIKRTLLKIKTHGDPNDWRFIRRRPEGLCKIPITTRQGRRAGAREYILRVREQCPNFLEVRTHALAKRILLDEQNKAYGVEYISGAHQYRADPRHGTAAPGIGETVLAEREVIVSAGAFNTPQLLKLSGIGPREELEGHGITVKVDLPGVGENLQDRYELGVVTRLRENIPLIKGMKLRCPAPGEAPDSQFSQWLQGVGPYTTNGATIALMKRSFPERPDPDLFIFGLIGDFRGYYPGYANNIARTENAFTWAILKGHTANTAGRVTLRSADPRDVPDINFHYFSEGTNAGEDMESLVAGVEAVRNIVRLSSDVIEEEVLPGPEVKSREEIQRFIKNQAWGHHASCTCKMGAATDPMAVVDSRFRVYGTRNLRIVDASVFPKIPGFFIASSIYMISEKACDVIREDAERMQV; encoded by the coding sequence TTGATCTCCCGACGCCGTTTTGTCAAGCTCACCGCCCTGCTGGTATCCGGCGCAAGCACCTTTCTTGCCAGTTGCTCTACCCTTCTCTGGAAGGGGTCCTCGCGCCCCTTTGTCCACCTGAATTGTCCCTCCGCTGCCGGGAACAAATTCGATTACATCATCATCGGTTCCGGAGCGGGCGGAGGTCCGCTCGCCTGCAACCTCGCTTTGAAGGGTTTCCGCGTGCTGCTGCTGGAGGCTGGGGGAGAAGACGATCCCTGCGAATATTACGTTCCCGCCTTTCACGCGCGCGCCTCCGAGCACGAGGCGCTGCGCTGGGACTTCTTTGTGCGTCACTATGCGGACGACGAGCAGCAGAAACGGGATGACAAGTTCATTCCGGAACGGAACGGCGTGCTGTACCCGCGCTCGGGGACCTTGGGGGGATGTACCGCGCACAATGCCATGCTGTTGATCTATCCCCACAATAGCGATTGGGACTATATCGCCGAAAAGACCGGCGACGAATCCTGGCGCAGCGAAAATATGCAGAAATACTTCAAGCGCATGGAGCGCTGCGAGTATGCCACCCGGGCTGAAGAACCGGATAGCCGCCATGGATTCGGAGGCTGGCTTCCAACAAATCTGGCAGAGCGGGAAATGCTGCTGAGGGACAAAGTCCTTAGGAGGCTCTCAAAAGCCGCGCTCGAGGAATCACTCAGCGGCATTATCAACCCGATCAAACGGACCTTGCTCAAGATAAAAACCCATGGTGATCCCAACGATTGGCGTTTTATCCGGAGAAGGCCAGAAGGCTTGTGCAAGATACCGATCACCACCCGGCAGGGGCGTCGGGCTGGAGCCCGGGAGTACATATTGCGCGTTCGCGAGCAGTGTCCGAATTTTCTCGAAGTCAGAACTCATGCGCTGGCGAAGCGTATCCTGCTCGATGAACAGAACAAGGCCTATGGAGTGGAGTACATTTCCGGCGCCCATCAGTACCGTGCGGATCCGCGACATGGGACAGCAGCCCCGGGGATCGGGGAAACCGTGCTTGCCGAACGGGAAGTGATCGTTTCCGCAGGCGCATTCAATACACCCCAGTTGCTCAAGCTCTCCGGCATCGGTCCTCGGGAAGAACTGGAGGGGCATGGCATCACGGTAAAAGTAGACTTGCCAGGGGTGGGAGAAAACCTCCAAGATCGTTATGAACTGGGCGTGGTTACCCGGCTCAGGGAAAACATCCCGCTGATCAAGGGAATGAAGCTCCGCTGTCCCGCCCCGGGCGAGGCGCCTGATTCCCAGTTCAGCCAGTGGCTTCAGGGCGTCGGGCCCTACACCACCAATGGTGCGACGATCGCGCTCATGAAGCGCTCGTTTCCAGAACGCCCGGATCCCGATTTATTCATTTTCGGGCTGATCGGGGATTTCCGCGGATATTATCCGGGTTATGCCAATAACATTGCCAGGACAGAAAACGCCTTTACCTGGGCCATCCTGAAGGGCCATACCGCCAATACAGCCGGGCGGGTCACGCTGCGGTCCGCCGATCCGCGCGATGTGCCGGATATAAACTTTCATTATTTTTCGGAAGGCACGAACGCTGGAGAAGACATGGAGTCACTTGTCGCCGGAGTGGAAGCAGTGCGCAATATCGTCAGGCTCTCCTCCGACGTGATCGAGGAGGAGGTTCTGCCTGGCCCGGAAGTCAAGAGCCGTGAAGAGATACAACGTTTTATAAAAAACCAGGCGTGGGGACATCATGCCTCCTGCACTTGTAAAATGGGCGCCGCCACTGATCCCATGGCTGTCGTCGACAGCCGGTTTCGCGTTTATGGCACCCGGAACCTGCGCATTGTGGATGCTTCCGTTTTCCCCAAAATACCCGGGTTCTTCATCGCTTCATCCATCTACATGATAAGCGAAAAAGCGTGCGACGTGATCCGCGAGGATGCGGAAAGGATGCAGGTCTGA
- a CDS encoding c-type cytochrome has protein sequence MKSKRVALTFIAMGLTTLLIGCAYKRPPWIANECVEGPFAKAGAVKDEAQCANRSAESFPGADEDYFKDMDYGISQDPQKVVATLEPFVPGISRVPQEAVKAIVRGRNNWIVWTGGDDKFWDHLNINSQGSFDLLKVLSNHPHLMKNPGYSRDNRWYWFGLVNEPCFRKNVDAQGNPLGRPDRFGLYLDVRDPNCASDPFENEEKYPGVKIGSRGKTVPIGSYYGYASGIVGLRLFPNPDFDEAAKKRWDPERYYTDPSYYNDANLVKPYRVGMSCGFCHVGPNPSNPPKDPENPQWANLNSNPGAQYFWFDRIFAYEADKNSFAYQFLSTNRPGALDTSLISTDYMNNPRSMNGVYNLGARMKNALRSGKEQLTGDELNNKQFNDYREISSESPLRRFFEKSGTVFTPRVLKDGADSVGALGAFNRVFVNIGLFSEEWLQHINPLIGGKPFTPFPIATANKNSSYWRATENQTLDTSLFFLAASRPDYLAEAPGGRHHLTADAATLKRGKEVFAENCAGCHSSKLPEKAVKFFPNNGCVGPDYLSCWNQYWNWTKTDEFRQEMKEIVLKEDFLADNYLSTELRVPVTLLETNICASLATNALKGDTWDNFSSTSYKELPSVGSALVHHPVTREPRSYPMPDGGRGYIRPPSLASLWSSAPFLLNNTLGKFYPSGTVEDRMKSFYSGIEQLLWPEKRYCDQEDLYGGSYYAEKNYGDQERTSCENRTYVTRSGKEVPGIIDRTWARSWLLIPEGYLPWYVRLPIHDGVLNLGPIPEGTPVSLLSNLDLEKRGGEVKTLLKTLKGHLGDLIAAKVTPDRITDAELRKVYSNLVDPLLGVSKCPDFVVNRGHYFGTDYLPGDEGRPGLGDSDKRALIEFLKTM, from the coding sequence ATGAAGTCCAAAAGAGTTGCCCTCACTTTCATTGCAATGGGATTGACTACATTGCTTATCGGCTGCGCCTACAAGCGCCCGCCCTGGATTGCAAACGAATGTGTCGAAGGCCCGTTTGCGAAGGCAGGAGCGGTGAAGGACGAGGCGCAATGCGCGAATCGATCGGCAGAGAGCTTCCCGGGTGCGGACGAAGATTACTTCAAGGACATGGACTATGGGATCAGCCAAGACCCGCAGAAGGTTGTCGCCACGCTGGAGCCGTTTGTTCCCGGAATCTCCCGCGTTCCGCAAGAGGCTGTAAAAGCCATCGTCAGAGGCCGGAATAACTGGATAGTCTGGACAGGCGGAGATGACAAGTTCTGGGATCATCTCAATATCAACAGCCAGGGCAGCTTCGATCTCCTGAAGGTGCTTTCAAATCATCCGCACCTCATGAAAAATCCCGGATATAGCCGGGATAACCGATGGTACTGGTTCGGTCTTGTCAATGAACCGTGCTTCAGGAAAAACGTGGATGCACAGGGCAATCCATTGGGACGCCCCGACCGCTTCGGCCTGTATCTCGACGTGCGCGATCCGAATTGCGCAAGCGACCCGTTCGAGAATGAAGAGAAATACCCTGGCGTAAAGATCGGGTCGCGGGGGAAGACAGTGCCGATCGGGTCCTACTACGGATATGCGAGCGGGATTGTAGGACTGCGGTTGTTCCCCAATCCCGATTTCGATGAGGCCGCAAAAAAGCGCTGGGACCCGGAAAGGTATTATACCGATCCGTCCTACTACAACGATGCAAATCTGGTGAAGCCCTACCGGGTGGGGATGTCGTGCGGATTCTGTCATGTGGGCCCGAACCCTTCCAATCCGCCGAAGGATCCGGAGAACCCGCAGTGGGCCAACCTTAATTCCAATCCCGGGGCGCAATATTTCTGGTTCGACCGGATATTCGCCTACGAAGCCGACAAGAACAGCTTCGCCTATCAGTTCCTCAGCACCAATCGCCCCGGTGCCCTGGATACTTCCCTCATTTCAACGGACTACATGAATAATCCGCGCAGCATGAATGGGGTATATAACCTGGGTGCGCGAATGAAAAATGCATTGCGCTCGGGCAAGGAGCAGCTGACGGGTGATGAGCTGAACAATAAGCAGTTTAATGATTATCGGGAAATATCTTCCGAAAGTCCGCTGAGAAGGTTCTTCGAAAAATCGGGTACGGTGTTCACCCCACGGGTGCTCAAGGATGGGGCTGATTCCGTGGGCGCGCTCGGCGCCTTTAACCGCGTTTTCGTAAATATCGGACTCTTCAGCGAAGAATGGCTTCAGCATATCAATCCACTCATCGGGGGCAAGCCATTCACGCCATTCCCGATCGCCACTGCCAACAAGAATTCCAGCTATTGGCGGGCAACGGAAAACCAGACCCTGGATACATCGCTGTTTTTCCTCGCAGCCAGCCGGCCGGATTATCTGGCGGAAGCGCCGGGAGGCCGGCATCATTTGACCGCTGATGCGGCCACCCTGAAACGCGGCAAGGAAGTATTTGCGGAGAACTGCGCCGGCTGCCACTCGAGCAAGCTGCCGGAGAAAGCGGTAAAATTCTTCCCCAATAACGGTTGCGTCGGGCCTGATTACCTGAGTTGCTGGAACCAGTACTGGAACTGGACAAAGACCGACGAGTTCAGGCAGGAGATGAAAGAGATCGTACTGAAGGAGGATTTTCTTGCTGACAATTATCTTTCTACCGAGTTGCGCGTTCCTGTCACCCTCCTTGAAACGAATATTTGCGCTTCCCTTGCAACCAACGCGCTCAAGGGGGATACCTGGGATAATTTCTCTTCCACCTCGTACAAAGAACTACCCTCGGTCGGAAGTGCGCTGGTTCACCATCCCGTGACACGGGAGCCCCGCTCCTATCCCATGCCAGATGGCGGTCGCGGGTATATCCGGCCGCCTTCGCTTGCGAGCCTCTGGTCCTCGGCGCCCTTTCTGTTGAATAACACCTTGGGCAAATTCTATCCCTCAGGCACCGTTGAGGACAGGATGAAATCCTTTTATAGCGGGATAGAGCAATTGCTCTGGCCGGAAAAACGCTACTGCGACCAGGAAGACCTGTACGGGGGGAGTTACTATGCGGAAAAGAATTATGGAGATCAGGAACGAACAAGCTGCGAAAACCGCACATATGTCACCCGCTCGGGCAAGGAAGTGCCAGGCATTATCGATCGAACCTGGGCGAGAAGCTGGCTGCTGATACCGGAGGGTTATCTGCCCTGGTATGTGAGGTTGCCGATTCATGACGGCGTGTTGAATCTGGGCCCCATACCGGAGGGCACACCCGTCAGCCTTCTGTCCAACCTGGACCTCGAAAAAAGAGGCGGCGAAGTCAAGACGCTGCTGAAGACACTCAAAGGTCATCTGGGAGATTTGATCGCCGCCAAGGTAACGCCCGATCGGATCACGGATGCGGAATTACGCAAGGTCTATTCCAATCTGGTCGATCCCCTGCTCGGCGTAAGCAAATGCCCGGACTTCGTGGTCAACCGGGGTCACTACTTTGGGACCGATTATCTGCCGGGAGACGAAGGACGGCCGGGACTCGGAGATAGCGACAAACGCGCATTGATCGAATTCCTGAAAACGATGTGA